The genomic segment attctcataaggagcccACAGCCTAGATCCCTCGCGCGCACTTCACAGTAGGCttcgtgctcctatgagaatctaatgcgctgccgctgatctgacaggaggcggagctcaggtggtaatgcgagcgatggggagtggctgtaaatacagatgaaacgTCACTCGCTCACCCGccgttcacctcctgctgtgcagcccggttcctaacaggccacagactggtaccgaTCCGATCCgtggcctggggggtggggacccCGATATACGGTAGGTGCATACTCTTTTGTGATGCTGGTCAGCAACAGCCGCGTGCCCAGGAGGGTAAACAACTGACACACAACCCATTCTGTGCCCATGCAAGCAATCTGGTTTTCACTTTCagcacagtattcaataaatgacatGAGATATtgaacactttattataaaacaggctttgtgttagatgacattgctcaactgtaggctaatgtaggtgttctgagcacatttaaggtaggctgggTCAAGCTATGATGTTCCGTAGGtcaggtgtattaaatgcattttttaaaaaaaatttccttcctttttattgattgattgattttggctgtgttgtgtcttagttgcggcacacgggatcttttgttgcggtgggAGGGCTCTTTGTTGCAaggcgcaggcttctctctagctgtggcacgtgggctcagttgccctgcagcatgtgggatcttagtttactgaccagggatcaaacccatgtcccctgcattggaaggcagattcttaaccactggaccaccagggaagtacctgcattttcaacttatgacATTTTCAACTTACGGTATTTTCAACTTACGATGGGTTTATCAGGATATAACCCCATCAGAAGTTGCTGCGTGTAGCTgtattttgtcctttttcattgccatgtaatattccattgcgtgaCCCATCAACTCTTTTCGCTATTCTCCTGCTGACAAATATTTGGATAGTTTCCAGTTTTCTCTGCTATGAATAGTGCTCCATGAATATTCTGGCACATCTTTTGGGTGACTTCCACATAGTTAACAGCTCCCTAATGACTGTAGATCATCAGGGCTGGGTGGGCCCTCTGAGACCACTGGATCCAACTTTATCATATCAGGTGGGAAAGCTGAGGCCCAAGGAGGCCCAAGGAGGCCCAAGTCTGCCCAGTGATTTGGTGGGGAGTCTGGAATTCAGTGCTGGTCATATCTACACCAGGGACCCTTCCAATCTGCCATGCCACCCCCAGAATATCTGTGCTTAAAATCGTGGTCTCGAGAATCATCTTGGGCCTCACACTCTTACCCCACGCCTTCCATCTCCCCAGCAGttcctgcagcccctcctcctGGTCCCAAAGTCCAGCCACCCCTGAGTCCGGAACCCACGGCCAGGGAGCCGGCCCACTCAGACGTCTTGGAtgctgcctcctcttcctcctcttcctcctcttcctcctcttcctcttgccCACCCTGCTCCCCAGAGCCTGGGAGAGAGGCGCCAGGGCCTGAACCGGCGGCGGCTGCTGTGGAAAGTGGTGTGAGTGGGGAAGGCAGGAGCGAGAAGGGGCGCCTCTACTGCCCCACGTGTAAGGTGACCGTGAACTCCGCCTCCCAGCTTCAGGCTCACAACACAGGTCAGTGCGCCCCTCACCAGCTCGAGTCCCGGGGAGGAGATGGCCCTCAGCAGGTGTGGGCAGGCTAGAGCTTCTGGGCACTTTGCTGCAGGGCTAGGTGACAGAGGCGCTGTGCTCAGCTGTGGCTGGGTGGGCATTTCAGGTCCTCCCGGTAGTGCCTGAGGAGGGAGAGTCGGGGAGAGAAGTCAGGCAGCAAGAACTGGAGGGTCATCACTGAAGACAGGAGACACCCCCCCCATCTCTCCTTCCATCAGACCCGAGGGAATTGGGTTGGAATGAGAGCCAAAGGGAAGCCGACCTGTTACTCAGCAACAAGGCCTTCCTTGGGGGATGCTGGCATGAAATGAGAACAGCCGGGAGGACCtttgggagggaaagagaaatctCACATGGCTGGAGGGGCTGGCGGTGCTGAGCAGCCTGGAGGCTTCAGGGGGCAGTCAAACTGACCTGGTTTGGAGGGGGTCTCCGTGGCCCCTGAAGCCCCTCTTTGGTGCTAGCAAGctgtcttctttcctccctccaggAGCCAAGCACCGGTGGATGGTGGAAGGTCAGCGGGGCGCTCCCCGCAGGGGCAGGGGCCACGCAGTGCCCCGGGGAGGAGCTGGACACAAGGCCAAGAGAGTGACGGGGGTCCGTGGGGGCCGGCAGGGGCCCAGGCCCCCTTTCCACTGTGCTCTCTGTCAGCTCCAGGTCAATTCGGAGACCCAACTCAAGCAGGTGGGGCAAGTGCGGCTGGGATTGGGGGTGGAGCAGGGGTGAGGGGGGTGGGCCCAGTgccaggccaggaggagggagccTGCGGGGAGGAGGTGGGTAGAGCAGAGCAGGGAGCAGTGGAGGAAGAGGTGCGAGGCTCCTGGAAGGCGAAGGCCAATTCTTAACCTCGCCTTCCCAGGGCCACTCCAGGGCCATGTGCATTAGGTGTGTGAATTGTGGGTAGAGGAAGGGTGAGCTAGCCGTAGTTTGGGGGTCCTTGGGTTCCTCATCTTGTTcccagtctgtctgtctgtccattaGCACCTGAGCAGCAGGAGGCACAAAGACCGCCTGGCCGGGAAGCCCCCCAAGCCCTCCAGCCAGCACAGCAGGCTGCAGAAGCACGCAGCGCTGGCTGTGAGTATCCTCAAGGTATCTGTCTCCGGGCGACAGAGCTGGGACCCGGGTCCAGAGGGGAGAGGGTAAGGGGAGAGGGTAGGCCGGAAGGGAGGGCCAGCTGGgcggctgggaggaggggcaggaaggaagccACCCCCGTTGGAGGCTGCCTGGGCAGGGAAAGAGCTGGGGTTGGGTTTTTGGCTGTCTGGGGATCTGCTCAGAAACATTTCCGGGGGGGAAGGTGGGCCCAGGTAGTAACCTCAGGGGCAACAGCGAGGCGTGGGCGTGCATCTCCCGGAGACCATCTCCACCCCCGCTCCCCATAGCCTCCTCCCTCGGCCCATCCTAAGATTCTCCTCCCTCCAGGCAGGAAGGCAGGTGGTGGAGAAAGCCCTTTGGAATGAATgtttgggggtgggaagggaggaggattTAGGTTTGGAATCCTGACAGTCACGTTTCCCCCCCACTCCGCAGCAAAAAGCCCAAGgagggggcccagggaggggacgGGATTTTCCTGGGGTCAGAGACTTgagtcctttcctctcttctctgcagTCTAAACTGGCCTTGCAGAAGCAACTCACCAAGACGCTGGCAGCCCGCTTCCTGCCCAGCCCGATCCCCACCGCGGCGGCAACCATCTGTGCCCTCCCAGGGCCCCTGGCCCTCCGGCCTGCGCCTACGGCAGCCACCACCCTCTTCCCGCCTCCGATCCTGGGCCCAGCTCTGTTTCGCACCCCAGCAGGAGCCGTTCGCCCTGCCACGGGACCCATCGTCTTTGCCCCCTATTAGCCCTCCTGGGGAGCCCGGGGCTGATTTCCCAGCAGttgccctccccctcctcctctccccaagaTGCCTCGGTTCCCTGCATCCCACAGGAGACTGCCTTTTACAGCCTAGGGGTTCCTGCCCAATCTAGGAAGAGCTGGGCTAATGCTAAGAGCCCTTCACTGAATCTGTACTGGGGATTCAACTAATGCCCCCCGGCCCGAGGACCATCCCTCtgcaccctcccttccccaggcctcTAGGGCTAGCCCTGGGCTCCCCTCCATTTCCCATCCTGATTTATGGGGAACAAACTGGAAAATCCAAAGATCTATGCAGAATCCTAGCCCCAGCCCTGTGGTGCTCTCATTCTCCCACTCAAGACCTATACCCATGTGGCCGAGGTCCGAGGAATCTTACCTTTTCCTAGCCCGACCTCTATTCCCATGCCCTAGGGACAGGGAGGGGAGGCACTCCCCATTCACTGGATTCTCTAGAGAACCACTGGTGTTGAGGGGGCCGTCTCAAGGGAGAAGCTAAGGGGacagtcacagccaccccaaccacAGGGTCTCAAGATGGAGTGGGTTCAAGGTTACCTGGACGAGCTGACCATTGGGGATGTGGTGGAAGACTGTGGAGGAAGGGAGCAGTGCTAAGTGGGGCAAAGCCAAGGGGTGGCTGGAACTGCAAGCCTCCGGGGCTTTCCATCCGCTCTGACAGGATGGGCTACGACGGGGAGGCCAGGGTAATGTGCTGGCCGGGCCCAGTTTTTAACAGAGGAAGTGCTCAGTCCCACACACGTTCTACTCTCTTAGGCTTTCATTGATTCCTCCTGAATCCCAGCTctcggggcggggtggggggaagggggggtgacACTGGGTCTCCCTCAGACTATGGGTCCAGCTAACACCGAATCCCCCCAGGGCTCCCAAAGAGCTTTCCCTTCCAGCTCTCACCCCAAACTGGCCCCTAGCGCTCACttcagctttcccttcccccacgAGCACCCCAAGGCCCCCTCACTGTGACTCACCTGAGTATTGGGATCCGCTTGGAGCCACTCTCAAGACCCGTTTTCATGCTGTCAAAATTAATGTCATAACCTCCATCCCACCCGAGCAGCACTGCCACCCTCACCCCACAATATGGGACTTTGCCAGTATCCACCTGTatcttttttaaagctgtttcCAATGGGAGAAcaagaaaaaggggggagggTGGGAAACTTTTTGATAACAGTTGTGGTTTTATTGTGTCCAACGCATCAATAAATCAATTTAAGCCCAAGCCTGTACACGCCCTAACTCGCCCAGCCTGGGCCACCTGACCCTGCTCACCTCTCCCATCTTGGGGAGAAGGGGCGTGTACTGAAGGTCACCTGGCTGTAGTGTCTTCACCTATGCTAGGTGTGTACATCAGAAGCACGAAGTGGGCACGGGAAGTTGTGGGTCACCAGCTCACTTTACAGCGTGTTGGAAGCGTAACCACCCTTCTGAGCCCCCAGAGATCTGGCAGCTCCTGAGAAGCTGCTGTTGGCCGGCTTTACTCTGTTCAGGCATCTGAGGTAAGAGGGGAGGGCTAGACGAGCACCTTGCCCAGCCTCCACCATGGCGGCAGGCATATAAACACAGGTAATCTATAAATAGAAGTCCAGCTATCAGCTGAAAACAACCACAGGAAAGGGTGACGACCAGTCCCCAGGGCTGTGAGGTCCGCGGATCGGGCACTGGGCAGCCACTCTGGCAACTAGAGTGGGTAGTGCACTCCTGCCCCCTggtggttggggggtggggagcagtgtCCCAGCCTCCAGGGCCACAGGCATAGCACCTTGAAACGGGAGAAGCTAAGGGAACAGTGCAGCCAGCCCAACCATGGGCAGTATACACACAGGGCTGGAGAGGATCTAGATCATCTAAGCAACTGCCGTCACCTTACAGCTGAGAAAATTGAAGCCCCTAGAGGCGAAAGGCCTCGCAGGGCCACAAAGCCAGCTGGTGACTCCCAGCCCAGTCGGCATTCCATTCCACCTCAACCAAGAAAATGCTCCCTGAGCAGGAAGGGGAAGCAGGAAGCTGGGGGAAGAGTTGAAACAGAAGATTATGCTCCCAGCAGGCTAGCTTCTCTCAGCCCAGGAGAAGACAGGAGAGAGGTCAGGGTGTTGGATGAGGAGGCGCCCCGAACACcagcacacacacgtgtgcacatctacacacacacacacacaaacgagACACCTGGATGCCCTTTCTCTAGAATCCAGGCTGGTGCCGTaagcgtgtgagtgtgtgtgtgtgagattggCAGGAAACCCAGAGGTGTAAGACCCCTGCGATAGGAATCAGACCCTAGACTGGGCACTTCCACACACAGCTCTGCTTCCTGTCCAGGGCCGGCAGAAGGGACAGTGATCCAAAACCACTCTAGACCTGcttaaaagcaaaaactgatCATGTCACTTCACTGGCATAAATCCTATCAATGGCTTTCCATTGCTGTTAGGATACagcaggatgggggctggggggcttGGGGACCGCTAACCTAGactatttgcatttcccagagttGGGAGGGAGCAAAAGTGACCTGAGCCTGGGACAGCCCAGCTGCCTGGCCTAGTGGGGAGCTCCCTCCTTGACTGGGAAGGACAGCTTGCCTAAAaccccccctccctttcccctcaacCCATCTTCCAGAGCTGGCAAGGCAGCTCTTCAGCCATCCAAGGAGCCGCTGCCCTTGTTCTTGCGGCTGAGGGGGAAGGCAGACTTGCTCTGGGGCTGGGTCATCCTGCTGGCCAGGTAGACGAAGGGCTCCAGCAGTGAACGGCGGTCAGCCACCGACACCTCCCAAAGCTTCACCTTCTCTGACTTGGCCCAGTGCTGAGCCACATCCGGGTCTACACGCCGCTGCTCCTGCAGGTCACACTTGTTGCCGAGGACCACGATGGTGACCTGGGGAAGAGGGACAGAGTAGAGGCCTGTGGCTGTAGCATGGACCTCAGGAATGGTCGTGAGGGCCAGTGACCACCTTGGGCTTGTAATGGAACGCCTGGAGGGGGTGCCAGATGGAGGCCAGAATTTgaacagagggagg from the Delphinus delphis chromosome 19, mDelDel1.2, whole genome shotgun sequence genome contains:
- the ZNF385C gene encoding zinc finger protein 385C isoform X1; its protein translation is MKRPLSPSPPGEKEPPGGSAAAECPPRPPEPPKPKRERKRPSYTLCDVCNIQLNSAAQAQVHCGGRAHQRRLRQLSLGKTPLGPAGPASSTPSPLLASLPLPARPLQPPLDFKHLLAFHFNGATPLSLFPNFSTMDPVQKAVISHTFGVPSPLKKKLFISCNICHLRFNSANQAEAHYKGHKHARKLKAVEATKSKQRPQTLAQDGTLVSPSPTPANGAPEEPQSKAVPAAPPPGPKVQPPLSPEPTAREPAHSDVLDAASSSSSSSSSSSSSCPPCSPEPGREAPGPEPAAAAVESGVSGEGRSEKGRLYCPTCKVTVNSASQLQAHNTGAKHRWMVEGQRGAPRRGRGHAVPRGGAGHKAKRVTGVRGGRQGPRPPFHCALCQLQVNSETQLKQHLSSRRHKDRLAGKPPKPSSQHSRLQKHAALAVSILKSKLALQKQLTKTLAARFLPSPIPTAAATICALPGPLALRPAPTAATTLFPPPILGPALFRTPAGAVRPATGPIVFAPY
- the ZNF385C gene encoding zinc finger protein 385C isoform X3; the encoded protein is MKRPLSPSPPGEKEPPGGSAAAECPPRPPEPPKPKRERKRPSYTLCDVCNIQLNSAAQAQVHCGGRAHQRRLRQLSLGKTPLGPGPASSTPSPLLASLPLPARPLQPPLDFKHLLAFHFNGATPLSLFPNFSTMDPVQKAVISHTFGVPSPLKKKLFISCNICHLRFNSANQAEAHYKGHKHARKLKAVEATKSKQRPQTLAQDGTLVSPSPTPANGAPEEPQSKVPAAPPPGPKVQPPLSPEPTAREPAHSDVLDAASSSSSSSSSSSSSCPPCSPEPGREAPGPEPAAAAVESGVSGEGRSEKGRLYCPTCKVTVNSASQLQAHNTGAKHRWMVEGQRGAPRRGRGHAVPRGGAGHKAKRVTGVRGGRQGPRPPFHCALCQLQVNSETQLKQHLSSRRHKDRLAGKPPKPSSQHSRLQKHAALAVSILKSKLALQKQLTKTLAARFLPSPIPTAAATICALPGPLALRPAPTAATTLFPPPILGPALFRTPAGAVRPATGPIVFAPY
- the ZNF385C gene encoding zinc finger protein 385C isoform X5 — its product is MKRPLSPSPPGEKEPPGGSAAAECPPRPPEPPKPKRERKRPSYTLCDVCNIQLNSAAQAQVHCGGRAHQRRLRQLSLGKTPLGPAGPASSTPSPLLASLPLPARPLQPPLDFKHLLAFHFNGATPLSLFPNFSTMDPVQKAVISHTFGVPSPLKKKLFISCNICHLRFNSANQAEAHYKGHKHARKLKAVEATKSKQRPQTLAQDGTLVSPSPTPANGAPEEPQSKVPAAPPPGPKVQPPLSPEPTAREPAHSDVLDAASSSSSSSSSSSSSCPPCSPEPGREAPGPEPAAAAVESGVSGEGRSEKGRLYCPTCKVTVNSASQLQAHNTGAKHRWMVEGQRGAPRRGRGHAVPRGGAGHKAKRVTGVRGGRQGPRPPFHCALCQLQVNSETQLKQHLSSRRHKDRLAGKPPKPSSQHSRLQKHAALASKLALQKQLTKTLAARFLPSPIPTAAATICALPGPLALRPAPTAATTLFPPPILGPALFRTPAGAVRPATGPIVFAPY
- the ZNF385C gene encoding zinc finger protein 385C isoform X2 yields the protein MKRPLSPSPPGEKEPPGGSAAAECPPRPPEPPKPKRERKRPSYTLCDVCNIQLNSAAQAQVHCGGRAHQRRLRQLSLGKTPLGPAGPASSTPSPLLASLPLPARPLQPPLDFKHLLAFHFNGATPLSLFPNFSTMDPVQKAVISHTFGVPSPLKKKLFISCNICHLRFNSANQAEAHYKGHKHARKLKAVEATKSKQRPQTLAQDGTLVSPSPTPANGAPEEPQSKVPAAPPPGPKVQPPLSPEPTAREPAHSDVLDAASSSSSSSSSSSSSCPPCSPEPGREAPGPEPAAAAVESGVSGEGRSEKGRLYCPTCKVTVNSASQLQAHNTGAKHRWMVEGQRGAPRRGRGHAVPRGGAGHKAKRVTGVRGGRQGPRPPFHCALCQLQVNSETQLKQHLSSRRHKDRLAGKPPKPSSQHSRLQKHAALAVSILKSKLALQKQLTKTLAARFLPSPIPTAAATICALPGPLALRPAPTAATTLFPPPILGPALFRTPAGAVRPATGPIVFAPY
- the ZNF385C gene encoding zinc finger protein 385C isoform X4 → MKRPLSPSPPGEKEPPGGSAAAECPPRPPEPPKPKRERKRPSYTLCDVCNIQLNSAAQAQVHCGGRAHQRRLRQLSLGKTPLGPAGPASSTPSPLLASLPLPARPLQPPLDFKHLLAFHFNGATPLSLFPNFSTMDPVQKAVISHTFGVPSPLKKKLFISCNICHLRFNSAAEAHYKGHKHARKLKAVEATKSKQRPQTLAQDGTLVSPSPTPANGAPEEPQSKVPAAPPPGPKVQPPLSPEPTAREPAHSDVLDAASSSSSSSSSSSSSCPPCSPEPGREAPGPEPAAAAVESGVSGEGRSEKGRLYCPTCKVTVNSASQLQAHNTGAKHRWMVEGQRGAPRRGRGHAVPRGGAGHKAKRVTGVRGGRQGPRPPFHCALCQLQVNSETQLKQHLSSRRHKDRLAGKPPKPSSQHSRLQKHAALAVSILKSKLALQKQLTKTLAARFLPSPIPTAAATICALPGPLALRPAPTAATTLFPPPILGPALFRTPAGAVRPATGPIVFAPY